A single genomic interval of Coccidioides posadasii str. Silveira chromosome 1, complete sequence harbors:
- the POL2 gene encoding DNA polymerase epsilon catalytic subunit (BUSCO:6812at4751~EggNog:ENOG410PGZD~COG:L~BUSCO:69at33183) — MSRRPSKYGSKFRSAAASFRPKRAKTVEFSALRISEATSQDEKFQALRLANSIDESMGFPRFESGKKRIGWLCNMHSTTIEDPKVPGGRAGVEFYFLEDDGGSFKATVEYDPYFLIAAKRGYEMEVEEWCRRKFEGLVKSTKQLEKEDLQMPNHLLGNKRKFLQLSFANVNDLLAVRKVILPIAEKNKKNVNAMDTYAEIASASAGFDMFDDEMADKTKNAYLEASEFIVDIREYDVPYHVRVSIDKDIRIGKWYTVDATHGAVSLTCIEERLQRADPVVLAFDIETTKLPLKFPDPVIDQIMMISYMIDGQGYLITNREIVSEDISNFEYTPKPEYQGPFTIFNEPSEKSTIERFFQHVKEAKPTVIATYNGDYFDWSFVEARASVQGIDMYREIGFRKNSEDIYQSDYCVHMDCFAWVNRDSYLPQGSRGLKAVTVAKLGYDPDELDPEVMTRYASERPQTLAEYSVSDAVATYYLYMKYIHPFIFSLCTIIPLNPDDVLRKGTGTLCEMLLMVQAYKNNIILPNKHKDPIEAFWDGHLLDSETYVGGHVESIEAGVFRSDIPVNFSIDTTAIDELLRDLDAALTFSITVEEKKSLDDITNYDDVKAQISDRLMNLKNTPNRYERPSIYHLDVASMYPNIMTTNRLQPDSMIKESDCAVCDFNRPGKTCDRRLPWAWRGEFLPAKRDEYNMIRRAVANEKFPGKTRDSPLRSFDDLSESDQAKLVKSRLQEYCKKIYHKIHDSKTIEREAIICQRENPFYVDTVRNFRDRRYDFKGQQKVWKGKVDILKGSGATAPEIEEAKKMVVLFDSLQLAHKVILNSFYGYVMRKGSRWYSMEMAGVTCLTGAHIIQMARELVERIGRPLELDTDGIWCMLPATFPENFAFTLKNGKKIAISYPCVMLNHLVHGRFTNHQYQTLVDPTTFRYETHSDNSIFFEVDGPYKAMILPTSKEEDKNLKKRYAVFNHDGSLAELKGFEVKRRGELKLIKIFQTQIFKFFLEGTTLHETYSAVAEVANRWLDVLHLHGSTLADEELIDLICENRSMTKTLEEYGRQKSTSITTARRLAEFLGDQMVKDKGLNCKYIISAAPKGSSITERAVPVAIFSAEPNVKRFFLRKWLKEDPGDMDPRSIIDWEYYLERLGSVIQKLITIPAALQKVRNPVPRVPHPDWLQRRIDIKDDKFKQKKMTDLFDKTPLSSVSTNIMDHRLPTAGDIEDAMSTQKLKTQISTQMSQKRKAPESSQSTDPFASLPAKMPSMNEDYEGWLKYQKQKWKIQKHARLRRRKLFGERTNVATDALSNFFRNQAELTYVSTWQILQFRETDIPGEIRAFVLIDRKVHAITVKVPRQLFINFRDDQLPDVDIEGCTVQKVNHALPNGHPSVHLFQLTMPEFTYVKDVATISALLDHPSVEGVYESKVPLDIRTVLKLGTLCTFDESQRGVLGKGLEHGFELSTLLKAAPTQTYLADSQFEFVFVYHIVSGDRQIFSVFSTRRDEAHIVIFSKQRDGQGFPNVDKIYANSLRRRIEEGNNENWQQVFEYQHALHFRTMQVTAKRKAHLEVGDLLRKFRNESSYPTLIVLQSPHKQQLLHEVSAFKDFPVLSLRSDPSDNELPRLGWQPFVAKQIVMHYLALDSWISHLIEFARYGDIPLCNLERDDPKFLIDIAYARRLEQNNVVLWWSPNPLPDHAGYEKDNINSLIQKVDMPTINNPGAYSSVCIDLDVRNLAINTILTSSLINDLEGSESVLLNPSAPTGQEVSDGTGVLYSDTAFSSAGIVVLRDMVKAWWAEACQGKVMADVMVQHLIRWVESPDCNLYDRALHQYVQMMSKKALQQLMGDFRRVGSSVIFASPNRLLLQTTKTEVGNAYAYSQYILKSIKSKPLFNFLDLEIKEYWEYLLWYDEFNYGGKACHEVVESNSQELETIMHWQMGGFLPSPLQPVFNDWVVEYIEIMHGLKKSNKSLDSDESRPTQIQFKSMTETEGIDVTNVLSESYSKALKRQIVGLIRRQRDEMLHPELVSDYDFPTLPGAFWHDTKRERNPTLELVKYLTHVLSLSKHTSLEVRILRRELLALFDIKEFSDAGKFENPSASLKLPQLICNHCTMSRDLDLCRDGDLLPEEGGSAASKAWCCLYCGTEYDRLALEERMIGEVQGIVVEWQTQDLKCEKCGGLMVNPLMEHCSCGGRWTTMLDRRAAERKVRIFKSVAEFYGLKMLTIVTNGVLDGL, encoded by the exons AGTTTCAAGGCCACGGTTGAATATGACCCCTATTTCCTTATCGCGGCGAAACGGGGCTATGAAATGGAGGTGGAGGAGTGGTGCCGAAGGAAGTTCGAAGGTTTGGTGAAGAGTACGAAGCAGCTTGAAAAGGAGGATTTACAAATGCCGAATCACCTGCTTGGAAATAAGAGAAAGTTCTTGCAGCTGAGCTTTGCAAACGTCAATGATCTTCTTGCCGTCCGAAAAGTTATCCTCCCAATCGCagagaaaaataagaagaatgtGAATGCCATGGATACTTATGCAGAAATTGCTAGTGCAAGTGCTGGCTTTGACATGTTCGATGACGAAATGGCCGACAAGACGAAAAATGCATATCTCGAAGCAAGCGAATTTATTGTGGATATTCGAGAATACGATGTTCCATACCATGTACGCGTATCGATTGATAAGG ATATTCGAATTGGGAAATGGTACACTGTAGATGCCACTCACGGAGCTGTCTCCTTGACTTGCATCGAGGAAAGATTACAGCGAGCGGATCCCGTTGTCCTTGCTTTTGATATTGAGACCACGAAACTTCCACTAAAATTCCCTGACCCTGTCATTGACCAAATAATGATGATATCTTATATGATCGATGGTCAAGGATACCTGATTACCAATAGAGAGATTGTCTCTGAAGATATCAGTAATTTCGAATATACCCCAAAACCAGAATACCAGGGCCCCTTTACGATATTTAATGAGCCGAGCGAGAAAAGTACCATTGAGCGTTTCTTTCAACATGTGAAAGAAGCAAAACCAACAGTGATTGCGACTTACAACGGTGATTATTTCGATTGGTCTTTTGTTGAAGCCCGAGCAAGTGTTCAGGGGATCGACATGTATAGGGAAATTGGATTCCGAAAGAACAGCGAAGATATTTATCAGAGTGACTACTGTGTCCACATGGACTGCTTTGCCTGGGTGAACCGAGACAGTTACTTGCCGCAGGGAAGTAGAGGCTTAAAGGCCGTTACTGTGGCGAAACTTGGTTATGACCCCGATGAACTCGATCCAGAAGTTATGACGAGATATGCGAGTGAGCGGCCCCAGACTCTGGCTGAATACTCAGTCTCAGATGCCGTGGCGACCTACTACCTGTACATGAAGTACATTCATCCTTTTATCTTTTCTCTATGCACGATCATACCTCTCAACCCCGACGATGTTTTGCGTAAGGGTACTGGTACCCTTTGCGAAATGCTTCTCATGGTTCAAGCCTATAAAAACAATATCATATTGCCCAACAAACATAAGGATCCAATAGAAGCATTCTGGGATGGTCATCTTCTAGATTCGGAAACGTATGTGGGTGGACACGTCGAAAGCATCGAAGCAGGAGTCTTTCGCAGCGATATTCCGGTCAACTTTTCGATAGATACGACTGCCATTGACGAATTGCTTCGTGATCTTGATGCCGCCCTAACCTTCAGCATTACGgtggaagaaaagaaatctcTAGACGACATAACGAATTATGACGACGTAAAAGCGCAAATATCTGACAGACTTATGAACCTGAAAAATACTCCTAATAGATACGAAAGACCGTCTATTTACCATTTAGACGTTGCATCGATGTATCCTAATATTATGACCACTAATCGATTACAGCCAGACTCGATGATCAAAGAATCTGATTGTGCAGTTTGCGACTTCAATCGACCTGGGAAAACCTGCGACAGGCGCCTTCCATGGGCGTGGAGAGGCGAATTTCTTCCAGCCAAACGAGACGAGTACAATATGATTCGGCGAGCTGTTGCCAATGAGAAGTTCCCTGGAAAGACGCGGGACAGTCCTCTGCGGAGCTTTGATGACCTTAGCGAGTCCGACCAGGCAAAACTTGTCAAGTCTCGACTCCAAGAATACTGCAAGAAAATTTACCATAAGATCCATGACAGCAAAACAATCGAACGTGAGGCAATTATTTGTCAGAGGGAGAATCCATTCTACGTTGACACCGTCCGCAATTTCCGTGACCGCCGTTACGATTTCAAGGGACAACAGAAAGTGTGGAAAGGCAAAGTCGATATTTTAAAAGGATCAGGTGCGACTGCGCCTGAAATTGAGGAGGCCAAGAAGATGGTTGTCCTCTTCGATTCGCTTCAGCTTGCCCACAAAGTTATCTTGAATAGTTTCTACGGATATGTTATGCGAAAAGGATCACGCTGGTATTCCATGGAAATGGCGGGTGTAACCTGTCTTACTGGTGCTCATATCATTCAGATGGCCAGGGAACTCGTGGAGAGAATTGGGCGTCCCCTAGAATTAGATACCGATGGTATATGGTGTATGCTTCCGGCTACATTTCCTGAGAATTTCGCATTTACTCTGAAAAACGGCAAGAAAATCGCGATTTCATATCCTTGCGTCATGCTCAACCATCTCGTCCATGGACGCTTCACAAACCATCAATACCAGACTCTCGTCGATCCTACTACTTTCCGCTATGAGACACACAGCGATAACTCCATCTTCTTTGAGGTTGACGGTCCATACAAGGCCATGATCTTGCCGACttccaaagaagaagacaaaaaTCTCAAGAAGAGATACGCTGTTTTCAACCACGATGGTTCGCTAGCGGAACTTAAGGGCTTCGAAGTCAAACGAAGGGGAGAGTTGAAACTGATCAAGATTTTCCAAACTCAGATATTCAAATTTTTCCTCGAAGGAACCACGCTGCACGAGACTTATTCTGCAGTGGCTGAAGTTGCGAACCGATGGCTTGACGTCCTTCATCTGCATGGATCTACATTAGCGGACGAAGAGTTGATTGATTTAATTTGTGAAAATCGAAGCATGACCAAGACTCTTGAAGAATACGGTAGGCAGAAATCAACATCAATCACTACAGCCAGGAGATTGGCAGAATTTCTGGGAGATCAGATGGTTAAGGACAAAGGTCTAAATTGCAAGTATATTATATCTGCGGCTCCAAAGGGCTCCTCAATTACCGAACGAGCCGTTCCCGTTGCGATTTTCTCCGCAGAGCCGAATGTAAAACGGTTCTTCTTGCGCAAATGGTTGAAAGAAGACCCTGGCGACATGGATCCGCGCAGCATAATCGATTGGGAATATTATCTGGAGCGATTAGGTTCCGTGATTCAAAAATTGATCACAATCCCAGCGGCCCTGCAGAAAGTCCGCAATCCTGTCCCAAGAGTTCCCCACCCAGACTGGCTCCAAAGACGGATAGATATCAAGGATGATAAAttcaaacagaagaagatgacCGACCTGTTTGATAAGACTCCCCTTTCTAGTGTGTCGACGAATATAATGGATCATCGCCTTCCAACCGCTGGAGATATCGAAGATGCTATGTCCACTCAGAAGCTCAAGACACAAATAAGCACGCAGATGTCGCAAAAGAGGAAAGCACCAGAATCTTCACAGTCCACAGACCCTTTTGCAAGTTTGCCAGCCAAGATGCCATCGATGAACGAAGACTATGAAGGCTGGCTGAAGTATCAGAAACAAAAGTGGAAGATCCAAAAGCATGCTCGTCTTCGACGACGGAAGTTATTCGGTGAACGTACAAACGTTGCTACCGACGCCCTCAGCAACTTTTTCAGAAACCAGGCTGAGCTGACATATGTTAGCACGTGGCAGATTCTGCAGTTCAGAGAGACAGATATTCCGGGAGAAATACGGGCGTTCGTGCTCATTGATAGGAAGGTCCACGCCATTACCGTTAAAGTACCACGGCAGCTTTTTATCAACTTTAGGGATGATCAACTCCCCGATGTCGACATAGAAGGATGCACAGTCCAGAAGGTCAACCATGCTCTACCGAACGGCCATCCTTCAGTGCATTTATTCCAATTGACAATGCCCGAGTTTACGTATGTGAAAGATGTAGCAACAATTTCTGCACTTTTAGACCATCCTAGCGTCGAAGGTGTCTATGAGTCCAAGGTTCCCCTGGATATCCGGACTGTTCTTAAGCTTGGTACGCTATGTACTTTCGATGAGAGCCAGCGTGGAGTGTTGGGAAAGGGGTTGGAACATGGTTTTGAGTTGTCCACCTTGCTAAAAGCCGCTCCCACCCAAACATACCTTGCTGACTCCCAGTTCGAATTCGTGTTCGTTTATCATATTGTATCAGGGGACCGCCAGATATTCTCTGTCTTCTCAACACGAAGGGACGAAGCCCATATCGTCATATTCTCAAAACAACGAGATGGACAAGGTTTTCCGAATGTTGACAAAATATATGCTAACTCTTTACGTCGTCGGATCGAAGAAGGCAACAATGAAAACTGGCAGCAGGTTTTCGAATACCAGCATGCATTGCATTTTAGGACAATGCAAGTGACGGCCAAACGCAAGGCACACCTTGAGGTCGGCGATCTTCTTAGAAAATTTCGAAATGAGAGCTCGTACCCCACTCTGATCGTCCTTCAGTCGCCTCATAAACAACAGTTACTCCACGAGGTCTCTGCTTTTAAGGATTTTCCAGTTCTGTCTTTGAGATCCGATCCATCAGATAATGAGTTGCCCCGACTGGGCTGGCAGCCGTTTGTCGCAAAACAAATCGTCATGCACTACTTAGCCTTGGATTCGTGGATCAGCCATCTGATTGAATTCGCGAGATATGGAGACATTCCGCTTTGCAATCTCGAACGGGATGACCCGAAATTTTTGATTGATATTGCGTACGCCAGACGGTTAGAGCAAAATAACGTTGTCTTGTGGTGGTCACCCAATCCGCTCCCTGACCATGCTGGTTACGAGAAAGATAACATCAATAGCCTCATACAAAAGGTAGACATGCCGACGATCAACAATCCCGGCGCATATTCGTCCGTATGCATTGATCTCGACGTTCGAAACCTCGCCATAAATACAATCCTTACTTCATCGCTTATCAATGACCTTGAAGGAAGCGAATCGGTTCTGCTTAACCCTTCAGCCCCAACTGGCCAGGAAGTATCGGACGGCACCGGGGTGCTCTACTCGGACACAGCATTCTCCTCGGCCGGTATTGTTGTTCTCCGAGACATGGTGAAAGCTTGGTGGGCAGAAGCCTGTCAGGGCAAGGTCATGGCAGATGTCATGGTGCAGCACCTGATCCGATGGGTTGAGAGTCCAGATTGTAACCTTTACGATCGTGCGTTACATCAATATGTGCAGATGATGTCCAAAAAAGCATTACAACAGCTCATGGGTGATTTCCGGCGGGTTGGCTCGAGCGTGATTTTCGCGAGCCCAAATCGCCTATTACTGCAAACTACGAAGACGGAGGTCGGGAATGCATATGCATACAGCCAATATATTCTCAAATCTATTAAATCAAAGCCACTATTCAATTTCTTGGATCTTGAGATAAAAGAGTATTGGGAGTATTTACTATGGTACGACGAATTCAACTATGGCGGGAAAGCATGCCACGAAGTCGTCGAATCAAACAGCCAGGAACTCGAGACGATtatgcattggcagatggGTGGATTTCTTCCAAGTCCTTTGCAGCCAGTGTTCAATGACTGGGTCGTGGAATATATTGAAATTATGCATGGCTTGAAAAAGTCTAACAAGTCCTTGGATTCAGATGAATCAAGGCCAACGCAGATTCAGTTCAAGTCAATGACGGAGACTGAGGGTATCGACGTCACTAATGTCCTCTCTGAATCTTACTCCAAAGCTCTTAAGCGGCAGATCGTCGGGCTAATCCGACGACAACGTGATGAGATGCTTCATCCTGAACTGGTATCGGATTACGACTTCCCCACCCTCCCTGGGGCATTCTGGCACGATACCAAGCGCGAAAGGAACCCGACTTTAGAACTAGTCAAGTATCTCACGCACGTTCTTAGCTTGTCAAAGCATACGTCTCTGGAAGTTCGAATTCTCCGACGCGAGCTCTTAGCACTGTTCGATATCAAAGAGTTCAGCGACGCAGGCAAATTCGAGAACCCAAGCGCCAGCCTCAAACTCCCGCAGCTGATATGTAACCACTGCACAATGTCCAGGGACCTAGACCTCTGCCGTGATGGGGATCTCCTCCCCGAAGAAGGTGGTTCTGCTGCAAGTAAAGCATGGTGCTGTCTCTACTGCGGCACCGAGTACGATCGCCTCGCTCTCGAAGAGAGAATGATAGGCGAAGTACAAGGTATTGTTGTGGAATGGCAGACACAGGATCTGAAGTGCGAGAAGTGCGGTGGCCTGATGGTCAACCCGCTTATGGAGCATTGCTCTTGTGGCGGTCGCTGGACGACGATGCTTGATAGAAGGGCGGCAGAGAGGAAAGTGAGGATATTTAAAAGCGTGGCTGAGTTTTATGGATTGAAGATGCTTACGATTGTTACGAATGGTGTCCTGGATGGGCTTTGA
- a CDS encoding uncharacterized protein (EggNog:ENOG410PFTR~COG:T~BUSCO:6902at33183) — MALQPQNGQRPQVQPCRYKTGKTLGAGSYSVVKECVHIDTGRYYAAKVINKRLMAGREHMVRNEIAVLKKVSMGHRNILTLVDYFETMNNLYLVTDLALGGELFDRICRKGSYYESDAADLIRATLSAVAYLHDHGIVHRDLKPENLLFRTPEDNADLLIADFGLSRIMDEEQFHVLTTTCGTPGYMAPEIFKKTGHGKPVDIWAIGVITYFLLCGYTPFDRDSNLEEMQAILEADYSFTPVAYWRNVSQSAREFIKRCLTIDPHARITAHEALQHPWISPPADPLNPNVPVRMGSGEDLLPVVKKNFNARRTLHKAIDTVRAINKLREGGGLMMEGAMSVDPKPERVIGDRVLQEDDDDRMEIDSRGNARGQTEEQIREQERKVKEVVTGLWSQTAARRR, encoded by the exons ATGGCATTGCAACCTCAAAACGGCCAACGGCCACAAGTCCAACCATGTCGATATAAAACAGGGAAGACGCTAGGAGCTGGCTCCTATTCGGTCGTGAAGGAATGCGTGCATATTGATACTGGTCGATATTATGCTGCGAAGGTCATCAACAAGCGATTGATGGCTGGAAGGGAGCACATG GTTCGAAATGAAATCGCTGTGCTGAAAAAGGTGTCGATGGGTCATCGAAATATCTTGACTTTGGTGGATTACTTTGAAACCATGAATAACT TATACCTCGTCACCGACCTCGCGCTTGGAGGAGAGCTGTTCGACCGAATTTGCCGTAAGGGTAGCTACTATGAATCCGATGCTGCGGATCTCATTCGTGCCACTCTCTCCGCGGTAGCATACCTCCATGATCATGGAATCGTACATCGGGACTTGAAGCCCGAGAACCTTTTGTTTCGCACGCCGGAGGACAATGCCGACCTCCTAATCGCAGATTTTGGACTGTCGAGAATAATGGACGAAGAACAGTTTCATGTCCTGACTACCACTTGTGGTACACCAGGCTACATGGCGCCAGAGATCTTCAAGAAGACTGGTCATGGGAAGCCTGT CGACATCTGGGCCATCGGCGTCATAACCTACTTCCTCCTCTGCGGCTACACCCCCTTCGATCGGGATTCCAACCTTGAAGAGATGCAAGCCATCCTTGAGGCGGACTACTCCTTTACCCCAGTCGCATACTGGCGCAACGTCTCCCAAAGCGCCCGCGAGTTCATCAAACGCTGCCTCACCATCGACCCTCACGCCCGCATTACCGCTCACGAAGCTCTTCAACACCCATGGATCAGTCCACCCGCCGATCCTCTCAATCCCAACGTTCCCGTGCGCATGGGCTCGGGAGAAGACCTTCTCCCGGTGGTCAAGAAGAACTTCAACGCTCGCCGAACACTTCACAAGGCCATCGATACGGTTCGCGCGATCAACAAACTGCGTGAAGGTGGTGGATTGATGATGGAAGGGGCAATGAGTGTGGATCCAAAGCCGGAACGGGTCATTGGTGACAGAGTGTTgcaagaagatgatgacgataGGATGGAGATTGATAGTCGGGGTAATGCTAGAGGTCAGACAGAGGAGCAAATTAGGGAGCAGGAAAGGAAAGTGAAGGAAGTTGTGACGGGCTTGTGGAGTCAGACTGCGGCTAGGAGAAGATGA
- a CDS encoding uncharacterized protein (BUSCO:467847at4751~EggNog:ENOG410PN75~COG:S~BUSCO:12344at33183), translated as MASPAHCFYCFECLSASFEGTEAPSLSLVEDLWEEYEAFKELPLNSASRTDAGEIESEEWEGLPDKARDQGDENDPDTKGDEAVDQQATADRSNPVKLPSISRLQGLPSPGSSQSSTPSVLSTTSSLSTLTATTSLTSQSSKSTPISLSNQSYSAVARTSDINYPLFVTWNVIGRDGHKHLRGCIGTFEPQDLPSGLKSYALSSAFGDTRFSPVPASLMPSLSCSLTLLSSFETCSHAMDWVLGTHGIRISFTHRGRRYGATYLPDVPVEQGWTKEDTVESLMRKAGWDVVPVYSSVARRFLRSNANSEHNTKKPWEEVSDFKTVRYQGLKASATHAQWQEWRKWVASSPDRLKLLGTGF; from the exons ATGGCTTCTCCAGCCCACTGCTTCTACTGCTTTGAATGTCTCTCTGCCTCGTTTGAAGGCACGGAAGCCCCAAGTCTTTCCTTGGTCGAAGACTTGTGGGAAGAATATGAAGCGTTCAAAGAACTTCCTCTAAACTCCGCCTCGCGAACTGATGCTGGAGAAATCGAGAGCGAGGAGTGGGAAGGGCTTCCAGATAAGGCTAGAGACCAGGGAGATGAGAATGACCCGGATACAAAAGGCGACGAGGCCGTTGATCAGCAAGCGACTGCAGATCGATCTAATCCTGTTAAACTCCCGAGCATTTCTCGTCTTCAGGGTCTGCCATCTCCTGGGTCTTCCCAGTCATCAACCCCTTCAGTTTTATCCACTActtcctctctctcaacCCTCACGGCCACCACATCCTTGACTTCTCAGAGTAGTAAATCCACTCCAATCTCTCTCAGCAATCAGAGCTATAGCGCAGTAGCGCGCACCTCTGACATTAATTATCCTTTATTTGTGACCTGGAATGTCATCGGCCGGGACGGTCACAAACATCTTCGCGGCTGTATTGGCACTTTTGAACCTCAGGACCTCCCCTCCGGGTTAAAGTCATACGCACTTTCATC GGCGTTCGGAGACACACGTTTTTCGCCAGTACCGGCCTCACTAATGCCTTCCCTCTCTTGCTCCCTTACTCTCCTCTCATCGTTCGAAACCTGTTCACATGCAATGGACTGGGTTTTAGGTACTCACGGCATCCGTATCTCATTTACTCATCGCGGAAGACGATATGGAGCTACATACCTCCCGGACGTCCCTGTGGAACAAGGCTGGACGAAAGAAGACACCGTGGAGAGTCTGATGCGAAAGGCAGGCTGGGATGTTGTCCCCGTATATTCAAGCGTTGCCCGCAGGTTCTTGAGAAGCAACGCCAATAGTGAACATAATACAAAGAAGCCGTGGGAGGAAGTTTCAGACTTCAAGACTGTCCGGTATCAGGGTCTCAAAGCCAGTGCTACCCATGCACAGTGGCAAGAGTGGAGAAAATGGGTGGCATCATCCCCGGACCGCCTAAAGCTTCTAGGAACAGGCTTTTGA
- a CDS encoding uncharacterized protein (SECRETED:SignalP(1-17)), whose amino-acid sequence MKFTLALISLLAAATMAVPVTRKRGDTQPVMTNGSKEIVPFDSEGVVTV is encoded by the exons ATGAAGTTCACTCTCGCTCTCATTTCTCTTCTGGCTGCTGCTACTATGGCAGTTCCGGTGACCCGCAAGC GAGGCGATACCCAGCCTGTCATGACCAACGGCAGTAAGGAGATTGTTCCTTTCGACAGTGAGGGAGTTGTTACGGTTTAG
- a CDS encoding uncharacterized protein (EggNog:ENOG410PFBE~COG:K~BUSCO:4447at33183): MAPMSQEDIEWFKSTFHPIPKPELPEDCVEYSLYCISGDATPGSEDEPVASRAALSKVQKAASELVKEYLRDYIWQREGFRLEQIKEDGVNLLHGRTEYGDSIEDEWVIVFLLRELTRKFDNLWVKVTDSDGEFLLVEAAASLPPWLEDPGIASNRVWIHRGELVIIGPPTTARAVGKKLTEKLAFGDARKIILNEPTRLMRSPTIEEEAFYRLRNYPDQITKNMHSSLATVPRTIAHLLHMKPAYVSPAVEAFYIRDPISLRVLQSNDQRPLLFDPTDLVTVSVRFTKTGFAQLKSQDFDPPKQWKPKLLFNPESKEYSRAEVGMKLTCGFEMLLFDPQNQDKPVVREIKLVLEDIEAGDDKLPSDEEIAEKWDRREDDESWLDINYEDLESELKGRKEAGDNIKMGDFGDKTAQENLQRIVAQFEKFLNDDSAGFEGADFFGESDDSEIDDEELSSDGEDKEASFDEEEFSRMMREMMGLPSTSSGMTAGPRRDARVEELESSDEDNEKEASKQSPRPPQQTKPILKESEIMDSNRKLREELQNIRQGLSQEELDFSDEEVEIEKNKHSHDDDGEDNDEEHEEIQELSRQMEAELKKAGVLDPNRVLREESKRKNRSLKGKAPIRNIEDANTTDDDDHGDSDVDVNLARNLLESLRSQGGAAGPGSNLLGMMGMKMPKDDRGQ; encoded by the exons ATGGCGCCCATGTCGCAGGAAGACATCGAATGGTTTAAATCAACATTCCATCCAATCCCGAAACCCGAGCTCCCGGAAGATTGTGTGGAGTACTCTCTCTACTGTATTTCCGGGGATGCTACACCAGGTTCCGAGGATGAGCCAGTGGCGTCCCGTGCCGCATTGAGCAAAGTCCAAAAGGCAGCATCTGAGCTAGTCAAGGAATACTTGAGGGATTATATATGGCAGCGCGAAGGATTTAGGCTTGAGCAAATCAAGGAAGATG GGGTTAACCTGCTTCACGGACGTACCGAGTACGGCGATTCTATTGAGGACGAATGGGTTATTGTATTCCTCCTGCGCGAGTTGACACGCAAGTTCGATAATCTCTGGGTGAAGGTAACTGATAGCGATGGCGAATTCTTGCTCGTAGAAGCTGCAGCGTCATTGCCGCCGTGGCTTGAGGATCCCGGCATAGCAAGCAATAGGGTATGGATTCATAGAGGGGAATTGGTTATTATTGGGCCGCCAACAACAGCGAGGGCCGTAGGAAAGAAACTCACTGAAAAGTTGGCTTTTGGCGATGCGAGGAAGATCATTCTTAACGAACCTACCAGGCTTATGCGGTCTCCAACaattgaagaagaagcatTCTACCGCCTACGAAACTATCCAGATCAAATAACCAAGAATATGCATTCATCTTTGGCCACCGTTCCCCGTACCATCGCCCACCTTCTGCATATGAAACCTGCCTATGTCTCTCCGGCTGTCGAAGCATTTTATATCCGCGATCCGATATCTCTACGAGTGTTGCAATCTAATGACCAACGGCCGCTCCTCTTTGATCCAACCGACCTTGTCACCGTAAGCGTTAGATTCACCAAAACCGGATTTGCGCAGCTGAAAAGCCAGGACTTCGATCCACCCAAGCAATGGAAGCCGAAGTTACTATTTAACCCAGAGTCTAAAGAGTATAGCCGTGCTGAAGTTGGGATGAAATTAACATGTGGATTTGAGATGCTATTGTTCGACCCACAGAATCAAGACAAACCTGTGGTCAGAGAGATCAAATTAGTTCTTGAAGATATCGAGGCCGGTGATGACAAGCTTCCAAGTGATGAGGAGATCGCAGAAAAATGGGATAGGCGAGAGGACGATGAATCATGGCTGGATATCAATTATGAAGACTTGGAAAGCGAGTTGAAAGGAAGGAAAGAGGCCGGTGATAACATTAAGATGGGCGACTTCGGTGATAAGACAGCCCAAGAAAATCTACAAAGGATAGTTGCTCAGTTTGAAAAGTTCTTGAACGATGATAGTGCCGGTTTTGAAGGGGCGGATTTTTTCGGTGAATCGGATGATAGCGAGATTGATGACGAAGAGTTGAGCAGCGATGGTGAAGATAAGGAAGCATCGTTCGATGAGGAGGAGTTTTCAAGAATGATGCGAGAAATGATGGGGTTGCCGTCTACGAGCTCAGGAATGACTGCTGGCCCCCGAAGAGATGCACGAGTAGAGGAGCTGGAATCTAGCGATGAAGATAATGAGAAGGAGGCTTCTAAACAAAGCCCAAGGCCACCGCAGCAAACGAAACCAATTCTAAAGGAATCTGAAATCATGGATTCAAATCGGAAACTAAGAGAGGAATTACAAAACATACGGCAGGGATTGTCACAAGAGGAGTTGGATTTTAGTGATGAAGAGGTGGAGATAGAGAAAAACAAACATAGCCATGACGACGATGGTGAAGATAATGACGAAGAACACGAAGAGATTCAGGAACTATCCAGGCAAATGGAAGCGGAATTGAAGAAAGCCGGGGTTCTGGACCCAAACCGGGTGTTGAGAGAGGAGTCAAAACGCAAAAACCGATCACTCAAGGGGAAAGCCCCCATCCGGAACATAGAAGACGCCAACACCACCGATGACGACGATCACGGTGACTCTGATGTCGACGTGAATCTAGCCAGGAATCTCCTTGAGAGTTTGCGTAGCCAGGGCGGTGCAGCGGGCCCCGGAAGTAATTTACTAGGAATGATGGGTATGAAGATGCCCAAAGATGACCGTGGGCAATAA